A genomic window from Raphanus sativus cultivar WK10039 unplaced genomic scaffold, ASM80110v3 Scaffold1445, whole genome shotgun sequence includes:
- the LOC130504237 gene encoding uncharacterized protein LOC130504237, translating to MHCFPWKSVITSPCVSHVHSLRHFNKHFQGAKSRTFLRTRFHSDTRVDVAAVSTTTSCFKSLNPTQQNQIHLYVDTLLQWNQKMNLTATKEADEVMERHIEDSLAILPPIRTCYNLQSSDQISLIDVGSGAGLPGLVLAIACPDWRVTLLESLNKRCVFLEHVVTVTGLSNVKIVRGRAESCGHDVMYREKFDVAIARAVAEMRVLAEYCLPLVRIGGLFVAAKGHDPKEEVKNAENAVRMLGGSILQISPVDSHSPYGQRTTVVCRKDHSTPQKYPREAGTPSKLPL from the exons atgcattgcTTTCCCTGGAAGAGTGTAATAACGAGCCCATGCGTGTCACATGTTCATTCTCTGAGACATTTTAACAAACACTTTCAAGGCGCAAAATCGCGCACATTTCTTCGCACTAGATTTCACTCCGACACCCGCGTCGATGTCGCCGCCGTAAGCACGACAACATCATGTTTTAAAAGCCTCAATCCCACCCAACAGAACCAAATTCATCTCTACGTCGATACCCTTCTCCAATGGAACCAG AAAATGAATCTCACGGCAACGAAAGAAGCTGATGAAGTCATGGAGAGGCATATTGAAGATTCTCTTGCGATATTGCCTCCTATAAGGACTTGTTACAACTTGCAGTCCAGTGACCAAATCAGTTTAATTGATGTTGGAAGTGGTGCAGGTCTTCCTGGGTTGGTTCTAGCAATTGCTTGTCCAG ATTGGAGAGTTACTCTACTGGAGTCTCTAAATAAGCGTTGTGTTTTCTTGGAGCACGTCGTTACTGTCACTGGGCTATCAAATGTTAAAATCGTTAGGGGCAGAGCAGAG AGTTGTGGGCACGATGTTATGTACAGAGAGAAGTTTGATGTGGCTATTGCAAGAGCTGTCGCGGAGATGAGAGTCTTAG CTGAATATTGTCTTCCTCTGGTTCGGATTGGTGGATTGTTTGTAGCTGCTAAGGGTCATGACCCTAAG GAGGAAGTTAAAAATGCAGAAAATGCGGTTCGCATGTTGGGTGGCTCCATATTACAAATTAGTCCAG TGGATTCACATAGCCCATATGGACAACGAACAACTGTTGTATGTCGCAAAGATCATTCCACCCCACAAAAGTATCCCCGTGAAGCAGGTACTCCTTCTAAATTACCCTTGTAA
- the LOC130504236 gene encoding protein JINGUBANG-like: MIRCHETQEEGDWSHEDHQISISQALHQCIATLVGNTSSYISSLTLAGKRLYTGSNDGVVRLWNASTLETLAEATSNGDVITGERGDGGAVKSLVILADKLFTAHQDQKIRVWKINDVVEGAEASNKKYMHIATMPTMSDRLAKCLMPNNQVQIRRHKKASWVHHVNAVSGLALSRDGTLLYSVSWDRTLKIWRTTDFKCLESITDAHDDAINAVELSENGDIYTGSSDRKIKVWRKNLDEEKKKRKNHYLVATLSDHDSGINALALTSYNLLYSGGSDGSILVWERNDEGGDIAVIGVLRGHMESVLCLAVVSDIVCSGSADKTVRLWKCSSTDYSCLAVLEGHGGPVKCLTGAIRDSGTQSEASYHIYSGGLDSQVKVWQILVPTL; encoded by the coding sequence ATGATACGATGCCACGAAacacaagaagaaggagattggTCTCATGAAGATCATCAAATATCTATTTCGCAAGCACTTCATCAATGTATCGCTACTCTTGTTGGTAACACATCCTCTTACATTTCATCTCTAACCCTTGCAGGAAAGAGACTTTACACAGGCTCCAACGACGGAGTTGTAAGATTATGGAATGCAAGCACGTTGGAAACATTAGCCGAAGCGACAAGCAACGGCGATGTAATAACAGGAGAAAGAGGAGACGGAGGAGCAGTGAAGTCTTTGGTAATCTTGGCTGACAAACTCTTCACAGCACATCAAGATCAGAAGATACGTGTCTGGAAGATAAACGACGTCGTTGAAGGAGCAGAAGCtagtaataaaaaatacatgCATATAGCAACGATGCCAACGATGAGTGACCGTTTGGCAAAGTGTTTGATGCCTAACAACCAAGTCCAAATAAGGAGGCACAAGAAAGCCTCTTGGGTTCACCATGTAAACGCGGTTTCCGGTTTAGCCTTGTCAAGAGATGGAACACTACTTTATTCTGTCTCATGGGACCGGACGCTCAAGATCTGGCGAACCACAGATTTTAAATGCCTAGAGTCCATTACAGACGCCCACGACGATGCAATCAATGCTGTTGAACTGTCCGAGAATGGAGATATATACACGGGATCTTCTGACCGGAAAATTAAAGTGTGGAGGAAGAACCTCGAtgaggagaaaaagaaaaggaagaatcATTATTTGGTTGCAACATTGTCAGACCATGATTCGGGTATTAACGCGTTGGCATTAACCAGTTACAATCTTTTGTATTCGGGTGGATCTGACGGATCAATATTGGTGTGGGAAAGAAACGACGAAGGTGGAGACATTGCTGTTATTGGGGTGCTGAGAGGTCACATGGAGTCTGTTCTTTGCCTTGCTGTTGTTTCAGATATAGTCTGTAGTGGCTCTGCAGATAAGACAGTGAGGCTGTGGAAATGTTCTTCTACGGATTATTCGTGCTTAGCTGTGCTGGAGGGGCATGGAGGACCGGTTAAATGCTTAACTGGAGCCATTCGTGATTCCGGTACACAATCTGAGGCTTCTTATCACATTTACAGTGGAGGACTTGACTCTCAAGTTAAGGTTTGGCAGATTTTGGTACCAACCttgtaa
- the LOC108837162 gene encoding uncharacterized protein LOC108837162: MCPHMLSNELPVNYYIFIQVPLSNVYYKIKTPTFDITFTMDLRKSRATTTTVTLSCLLLVSSFYTISTAKSAKNPPSYQLFLFLGFVLVAALSLLILVTAARATMVAWITVIVLLAFSGTRRRVLAKRGKTITTDVAMCLVRVLISEADPRG; this comes from the coding sequence ATGTGCCCTCACATGCTTTCCAATGAATTACCAgtcaattattatattttcattcaaGTTCCATTGAGCAATGTTTACTACAAAATTAAAACGCCAACTTTTGATATCACATTCACTATGGATCTCCGCAAAAGCAGAGCAACGACAACCACCGTTACTCTCTCATGTCTTCTCCTCGTTTCTTCATTCTATACTATCTCCACCGCAAAATCAGCCAAAAATCCACCCTCTTACCAACTCTTTCTATTTTTGGGATTCGTTCTAGTCGCAGCTTTGTCGCTTCTGATACTTGTCACTGCTGCACGGGCCACTATGGTAGCTTGGATAACGGTGATCGTCTTGCTGGCCTTCTCGGGTACACGCCGTCGTGTTCTGGCGAAGCGGGGGAAGACGATAACGACGGACGTGGCTATGTGCTTGGTCAGGGTTCTGATTAGTGAGGCAGATCCTCGCGGTTAG